DNA sequence from the Manihot esculenta cultivar AM560-2 chromosome 11, M.esculenta_v8, whole genome shotgun sequence genome:
GTCATACTACCTTAATGGTTGGATCCTTAACATTCTACTTTgttgttataattatttttcaagtacaaattaatttatttttttatttttttaatttatagtacTAATTAGATAATGACACATTTGTTTATGTTGCTAATAGAGttatttttttgtattattttgAAGGTTATATGGACgttgaagttgaaattcaaattaACTAGTTGAACAAGCATGAAcatgattaaattatattagcttgtttcagctattggaagttggaatcaactttattcgtttAATATTAAACATTGGGTGTAATTCTATTATATTGTTGAATTtgtatttatttgtgttattttagttatgAATTgtgttatgtaattttttttatgtgcactctctttttttatattatttatattaatgatgattaaaaactgattaaagtataattattaattcgagctcgaACCTGAACTCGAGCTCAAACCGAACTTTTTAATTTCGAGCTCAGTCTcgagcttttttaacgagttttttaattgagtttttcgagttcgagctcgagttttattaacgagcttctTAATCGAACTTTTCAAGTTCGAGCTCGAATTAGACTCGTTATTAAACTGAACGAGCCTTTCACGAGTCGAActcgaatcgagctcgattataatatttaattctcgagccgaactcgaatcaaatattagagttcgagtcgagctcgaactcGAGCTCAATcttccaaacttttttaataaacgagcctGAGTTTTATAAAACTCTACTCGGCTCGGTTCGAttaaacccctatctaccaatTTCTTGTGTGCCTATGTACGCTTGCTACTATGCATAAATAAACCAAATGCTTAACTGCAACTAGTAAGCTGCCGCTATGACTTCTTTTCCACTTGTTTTCTGGGCACGGTACCTTTAAATTCAGGTTACTTAATTGAATTTGGCTTGGGTTGCAAcctttttaacattttttttatatattatatatcatTATAGTTCAACTACGGATAATACAatacaatttttaaattatagattttcattatttaatggGGTCTAAAGATTTTCCGTTAATAAgcaaaatagaattaaaatttccATGATCTACCATATACTTAAGAAAACAAGactaataataaataacaaaaactaTTTTCAAGATTTcaaaacaaaattttcaaaatttcaaaacaaaattttcatatttaaaatgatATTCTTAAATAAAAAGCTAACCAAGTTACAGTCAACAAGAGCTAGTTATCTGTTCAGTTGGTAACAATTGGGCAAGTCATTTTTTGAATTTAACTTCTAACAACTATGTCATGCTATTATTAACCAATTATTCAATCATGGACCAATTCAATCATGCTATTATTAGTAACTTCATATGCTTGTTTTCATGTCTAGTTGGTATTAGGGATTCAAACGAAGCAGAATTTCTAGCCATTTCAAAAGCACTTGAGCTATCAGTGCAATTGCGTAAACTTGACTGTCAATCAAACatgatatatataatttctttgATCTTGTCCTCCTAGTTCACTGAACTTTAAAACAAAAAGTTCTAATTGACCGTTCTAATAGTTAGGTGCTTCCATTTTCAGCTTGTAATTTTACGGCAATATATTTCGGCCGCCGATATTACTTCTATTAGGAATATTCTAATAATCAGATAATAATATTTGGGTacatgattttgaacaatgtttTAGGCCACCTTTACTATAATAGATTACTACGTACGTGTTCAACCAGTATCGCTGGCAACTGATTTGTTAATATTCCCGATTTGCATGTGTTTACGTTAAGACAgttatctttttctttcaacTTCAACAGTAAGAAATCGGCTTCAGACCTCCTTTTCATTGACCTTAATTAAACACGGATTGTTACATATGATAATTAATTAACGGCATATGTCATTATATATATCAAGTACCTTTTTCCTCGTTTCCTTCACTGAAATCCATATCTCTTCCCTGCACTCCAGACACAGGAAAAAAGTTGAAGTAATTAATCACATTCTCAAATGGGTGCACCTGCAATGGAGATTTCTGGTTATATTTTTGCGATGATTTTAGCTCATACTGCTTTATTAGGTTCGTTCATGGCTGCCACAGCTTCCATAGACTTGTCAACTGCAGTTCTTATCAGGGTGGATCAGTCTGGTAAAGGAGATTTCAAGAAAATACAAGACGCAATAGACTCGGTTCCTCCAAATAACTCTCAGCTGGTTTTCATTTCGGGGAAGCCAGGAGTCTACAGGTTAGTTGATTTCTATCTCTGCAAATActaaataaatcaataattaattaacttgAGACATGATTTAATCCTGTAATTAATGCTGGATTAAGCAGAGAAAAGGTGGTTGTGCCTGCTGATAAGCCCTTCATAACGCTGAGTGGCACAAAGGCTTCAAACACCATAATCACATGGAGCCATGGAGGCAACATTTTTGAGTCTCCAACGTTTTCTGTACTGGCTTCTGATTTTGTCGGCCGATTTCTCACTATCcaggtaatttttttattgggtcagaaataaatattttactttctttttaaaaaaatattttgtcatTTACTTGCTGTGATTTGGTGGTCTGCAGAACACATATGGGAGTGGTGATAAAGCTGTAGCACTGAGGGTATCAGGAGAGAGAGCAGCATTCTATGGTTGCAGGATTCTCTCATATCAAGACACCCTCTTAGACGACACCGGATCACACTATTATAGCAATTGCTATATTGAAGGAGCTACTGATTTCATATGTGGCAGTGCTGCTTCAATCTTTGAAGTGAGTTTACATATTCATACTTCTCCAtgacaattatatatatatataatgaatttaCGTGtcaatgattttgtgcatgcagaGTTGCCATGTGCATTCAATTTCCAAAAACAATGGATCAATAACAGCTCAACACAGAGACTCTCCAACTCAGAATAGTGGCTTCACTTTCCTAGGTTGCAAGATCACGGGCACCGGAAGTGCATATCTAGGAAGGCCGTGGGGTGATCATTCTACGGTGGTGTTTGCCCTTTCTTACATGTCTAGTGCAATAGTGCCGGCCGGATGGGACAGTTTGGGCTTCCCAAACCAAGCAAAGGTACATACATACAAAAATccggaagaaaaaaaatttgccAAGATCAGATTTATATagattcaataaataaaattatagtggAATTCGCATTAAAATTATATGTGCTTgcttatatatttatatcttgAATTCACTGTATTTTGTAAATAATTTGTcaattaattgataattttttattgtttgataCAGTACAGTTTTTTACGCGGAATACAAGTGCTATGGTCCGGGTGCTAACACAGCTCGGAGGTTTGAATGGTCACAGAGCTTGTCCAAAGAAGAGGCTGCACCCTTCTTAAGCAAGGCCATGATTGGTGGGCAAAGTTGGCTTAGGGGTTCACCAACCTGCTTTAAGAGAAGCTCTACAGTTCTCAAGGGACATTCTGGgaataattagaaaaattgcACACCTTTGATTGCTTCTATTCTCTCTGTAtataatgtttatttatttatattttttatataaatttatctgTAGATATTCATTCATATATTAGCCCTTTTCATGAAAGAGctcttatttaatattttctttgcaaaattaatttgtatgtgtaaatacatatttataaaatgaaatgaattttctttctcttggttttttttttgaagtcatTCTTTTGGTTTTTTTGAATATCTCTTCTTGTGCTCACCATCCTCATCCAATTCCATATGCAAATCAATGGTGGAGATAGAGACACATTCATGAATTTCAGGCAGAGATGCATACTTCCTCCAGATCATCACCCTTACTAATTAAGCATCGTTTTAAAAACCCAACTGCAATTTGGTTTAATTGAATTgattaattaagaaataaaaccagaaaaataagattgaaataGTATCAAAGAAGAGAAACAGaagcatttttaagagcattcaTCATCAATATTAACGTTAATTATGACGGGTCACAGATCTTACCATATTCAGGGACTATAATACAACTATTATTATACATACAACaattgtattataaaatttctcttCTAAGCTTCCATCCCATAAGGCAATCAATGGCTTCATAGAAAGGATTCACATCAAAAGAACTGCTGAGTCCTAAAAGTTTCCAAATTCACCAGTACAATTTAATTTACAAACAATACAATATTAAACCCATAAAAAGCTTAGAAGCAAGGTTCTTGAAATTGATAACCAAACTGTcaaggaaggaaaaaaaaaaggaaaaagagaaaagaaatctttattttataattaaatagtgCATTCAACTTTCCAAATAAAGGATAATCCCCCATAAacaagaaagaagagaaaagaaaaagagagtaaATTCAATCACTTTTCCTTGACGGTAAAGCTTAACAGAGCGGAAATGGTGAAGGTTGGCTCAGAGTAGCTCTCATGCTCATACATGGCTactattttaaacaaaaatatgAGTTTTTTCTGCTGTTCTTATCTCCTCTTCAAGTAGAATTAATACCCTTCAAGTCCCTATCAGTATCTTGCTTACAAGCTTTGGTATGCAACCTATTCTTGGCTAGCTAGTCCTTCACCTAATTCTACAACAACCATCTTCTTCTAACAAACTGATAATGCTTTATCTTTCAAGCTCTATAAAATGTTATGTACCTTTGACTCCCTTTGTCTCATCCTCCAGCAGATCATATATTTCATTCCTCTGAAAATATTTAGACCCAGAAGATGTTTCTAAGTAAAAGAGTTTATTTTCTGTTTCTTTGCTTAATTGGGTTCATCTCCCCACCAGTCCTAGCTGCTGTTAAGCAATACCAATTTGATGTGAGTGATTAAAGTCACTGCCATTTTAAGCATGCTTtgttttcttctctcttttctttttcggtAAATTGTCTTCGGCTGGGGTTTGAACTACGACTTTAGTGTCATTGAGCTAAATCTCATTggttttcttgtttttttttttttcctcgaGCAAGTTGTATGCACAATTATTTGCAGATGAACCAGTTGAACAGACTCATTTGTTGCATTTTCTTTTTCAGATTCAAGTGAAAAACGTTAGCAGATTGTGTCATGCCAAGCCTATTGTGACAGTAAATGGGAGGTTTCCAGGGCCAACAATTTATGTCAGAGAAGGAGATAGAGTTCTTGTGAACGTGACCAATCATGCCCAATACAACATGTCTATTCATTGGTATGCCTAGTAACATGACCTCAGGAAATGTGAAAACAAAACATCATGATAAGTAATAGAAAGGATTGTTTTGTGGTGGCTGCAGGCATGGACTCAAGCAGTTTCGTAATGGGTGGGCAGATGGACCTGCTTATATAACACAGTGTCCAATCAAGACAAGGCAAATTTACACCTATGATTTTAATGTAACAGGGCAAAGAGGAACGTTATGGTGGCATGCACATATCCTTTGGCTAAGGGCCACTGTTTATGGTGCTATAGTTATCATGCCTAAACCAGGGACCCCATTTCCTTTCCCTCAGCCTCACTTGGAAGAAGTCATCATTTTAGGTGGGTTCCATGCATGCACTATAGATACATCATCTTGATTATTTTAAACTTGTTTAAGGTATTTGGCTTAAGTAACTTCTATAATTCTTGAAACTCAATAGGAGAATGGTGGAACAATGATGTGGAAGAGCTTGTTAAACAAGGGAACAAGCTGGGATTGCCACCAAATGCATCTGACGCACATACTATTAATGGGAAACCAGGGCCACTCTTCCCGTGCTCCGAGAAATGTGAgtaaattttcaatatatagCAAGGATGTTTGGTTTAGCTGTTAGCTCAGTCAGAGCTTCAATTTTAATTCCTTGCAGATACATTTGCCATGGAGGTTGAGCAGGGAAAAACATACCTCTTGAGGATCATCAATGCTGCACTCAACGACGAGCTTTTCTTTGCGATTGCTGGTCACAACATGACAGTAGTAGAAATTGATGCAGTTTACACCAAACCTTTTACAACTCAAGCATTACTTATTGCACCAGGCCAGACCACAAACGTTCTTGTTCGAGCAACACAATTGCCTGGCCGATATTTCATGGCCGCCAGACCTTTCATGGATGTTCCACTTTCCATTGACAATAAAACTGCTACTGCTATACTACAATATAAAGGCATCTCAAACTCTATACTCCCTATCCTTCCCCGTCTTCCAGCACCTAATGATACAGCTTATGCTCTTAGCTATAATTCTAAGCTTAGAAGCTTAAACACTCCACAATTCCCAGCAAATGTGCCTCTTAAAGTTGACAGACATCTTTTCTACACAATTGGTTTAGGAATGAATCCTTGTCCATCTTGCTTAAATGGAACTCAGCTCACAGCTTCCTTAAACAACATAACCTTTGTAATGCCTGAAATTGGCCTCCTTCAAGCTCACTACTTCAACAACAAGGGGGTATTTAGAACAGACTTTCCAGATAACCCTCCGACGCCATTCAATTACACTGGTGTACCTCTTACCGCCAATCTTGGCACTACCTCAGGCACCAGGGTTAGCAAAATTGCCTACAATTCAACTGTGCAGCTAGTCCTGCAAGACACAAATCTTCTCACTGTTGAGTCACATCCATTTCATCTACATGGCTACAATTTCTTTGTAGTTGGAACTGGGATTGGAAATTTTGATCCTAAAAAGGACCCAGCAAAATTTAACTTGGTTGATCCTCCTGAAAGAAATACAGTTGGAGTACCTACTGGAGGATGGACTGCTATAAGATTCAGGGCAGATAATCCAGGTATTTTCAGGCATTGAGAGTACTTTATTTTCAGTTTCATCTCTTAATCAGCAAATTATGGTAATGATTTTCttgtcttttctttattttttctttctaggGGTGTGGTTCATGCATTGTCACTTGGAGCTACACACAGGCTGGGGCTTGAAAACAGCATTTGTTGTTGAGAATGGAAAAGGCCCAGATCAATCTATCTTGCCTCCACCTAAGGATCTTCCTCCTTGTTAACAGTTCAGAAGCTATCCTTCCAACTGATAATTTCCACTTAACAATCATTTGAAAGGTGCAAGAATTAGATTGGAGGCTAATGTATTATATGGAGGAACAGAATTCAACATTTTAAATTGTAactaattgaaattgaaaagtgAAATTGTAATGAAATAAATTTCTTGGCCAGCAACGGCCCATGATTCCGTTTATATTGATTTTGAGTTCACACTAATTTCCAGCATGTTGCAGAATTTGAATACGATATAGAGATTTCATCAAACACATTAATCCTCagaatgaaaatgaaaaaactGGAATTCATCAACCAGTATAAAATTTCATCTTTCATGAGAAATTCTCTGCTGTTGGTGTAtaatcataaaaactaatctcCTCCACGCAAATTCTTCAAGAGGCTAGGGTGGAAACAAGAATTACCAATAGAACCAGCAAAAGTAAGCCAATCCAACAGCTCCAATTTCTTCTATTCTTCTTCATTTGCTTAGCATAGTATAGCCCATTAGTCCCACCATTGATATAAGTCCCAGCACAAGCTACATTCTCTTCAATATTGTTAATCTCATCACCTTGTTTCTCTACCAAAACAGCCATATCAAGAAACAGTTGATGCAACTCAGTCAAGCTTCTCTGTATCTCCTTCAAAGCTTCATGCCTCTCTTGATTCTCCATCACCAAATCTGCTTTCCCTTCAAAAACCTTCTCTTGCCCACCTTCAAAAACCATTTTGTCTAACATTTCGTCACTCAGTTGCTCACCAGTCGCATTATAGTACCTCCTTTTGAAACCCTCCTTATGATCTTTCAAAATCTGTGCTCTCAACGATTGAaaatcatgcatcatatttcttaaattaattCTCAAGCCATTAGTCACTGAAACCCTAGTTCGATCAATGGGGCTGCCTTCTTTGTAAGCCACTGACAAGTTGCGATTATCCATATTAGACCTGTCAAGTGATTCCAATCTTGACTTGATAATCTTGGCTTTTCGAAGAATGGCGACCATATCTGAGTTTATTCTGTCCCTAATTCCTTTCAGCACTTTCATACTGTGAGTGGATTTTGAGTCTTCATTTAGTCCTTGAAGGTCATGGAGGAGATTGGCGATCTCTTCCATGACAATCTTGATTTCATTTACTTCTTCAAAGAACTTTGAGAGGTTCTGTTCATCAGCAGTATCTAATTGGCCCATCTCAAGGTCTGGCTCGGATTCCAGATCTTTTATGCCTTCTTTCTTGAGCTCCACGTAATTGAGGAATGATCTAGTCATTAAATCATTCATCTTTGCTGCGATCTATAAATACCCACCTTCAAAGATCACGTCAAAGTCTTTAGGAAATGGAAAGTGTTGAtaatactaaattaaaaaaaggaaaacagGAAACCATTAACATATAAAGAAAGTTTAGAAAGATACCACAAACTCGTAAGATCAAGTAGATTGTGGTTGATGGCGTTCAGTGATTCCTCTCTCCAACCAGAAATCTGAAATGAACAACTAAAAGACTGGTTTTATTATAGAACAACAGATTCAACAAATAAAACAATGTAGAACTATCTAAACGTTCAGGAGTATCGTAATTCTTATATCGGAAAggccaaaaataaaaatactttctCTTCCTTTCCTTTTACCACTCGATTTTCCCTGCAACCAAACAAAACTTTAGATAGCATATAGTACTCTATGTTTTCCAACTTCTAATTCACTGGCCAATTACAGTTCTAGTATTGTAAACAAAATTCAGAAATGGCAGATTCTAAGACTATCCAAAATTCGTATGCTAACTAGAAATTGAGgaaataaagaaagaagaacGAAGAATGGGATTAAGCAACGAAAGAAACCTTGAAGAAATTGATGATCTTGCAAAGATAGAACTGTCTAATGCTTTAATCTTTGCTCCAAAACAGCTCTCTTTGAGAATGAAATACTATTCAAAAAGAAAAGATTTTGAAAGCGCTATGAATTTTGAAAGGAAGAGAAGAGACTCTCTTCAACTTATAAAGATAAAAAtcattagagagagagagagagagagagagggagagaaggTCATCAATGGCTCTGGTTTCTGTTACGAATTCTTGGGtttcaatttcaaatttcaaatttaaaggtTTGCGCGAGGAAAGCAGTTGCGGTACTTTCAAAAAGTCCATTTTGCCCGTTGTCACAGTTCGAAGCATTAAAACGACAAGCGTTTCGAAGTATAAAACGACAGCGTTTCGAAGCACAAAAGGTTTCTTCCTCCCCTTTTGAGTGTTCAAAACTGAAACAGTGAAACCAGACGCCGACAAGAGGaagaaatggagaagaaaagcaaagtACTGATAATTGGAGCAACTGGAAATTTAGGGTTCCATTTGGCACAATTTAGCCTCAAATTTGGTCACCCAACTTTTATTCTTATTAGAGACTCTGCTTTCACTGACCCTGTCAAACTACAAAAGCTAAATTCCCTAACTGATGCTGGTGCTACAATCCTTAAGGTagctctctatctctctcttttcttatatgggttttctttttattgtttattttggaTTTGTGAAGGACAAAAATATCAGTTGATTTTGCTCGTTGGGATTCTTAGGGTTGTTTGGAGGATGAGAAAAATCTAGTTGAGGCGGTGAAGCGAGTGGATGTGGTGATATGTTCAATTCCATCTAAACAGGCTCTTGATCAGAGGCTTCTTATCAAAGCTATTAAAGAAGCAGGGTGCGTCAAGGTTATAGTTATTCTAATCTGCCTCTGAATTTTATTGTCTTTCTGTTACTAATTACAAGATGGAGAGGGTTTGTAGGTGACTTTTCAGTACATTATTGTAAGAAGAAACTGCAGTGCAGGCTCTTATTCTCACTGCAGAGTTAAAATGTATAGTTAATTTTAGATAGGTGAAAAAAGACCTTTGGAATcaagagatttgcaagatcaATTAATTGAAATGGAAGAATCAAATTGAATGTGTAaacaaaaaatttcattttgaactaaataaaaattttacataattgtGTAAGAATCcaattgaattattttcttgCAAATGATTTATTCCAAAAAGGGCCAGGGGAGTCTGGTGGTCTGCATTTGTTGACAGCTCATGGAGTGTAGAACGTAGGTGCAACTGCAAATGTTAAAAGTTAGGtgcatttataaaattttattgttgaAAGCATATCATTTTGCTAGTTGCATCTGCTTTTCTGAAAATACCAACAAGATCCATCCATTCAAAGTATACTAAGTATAAAAGGACGTCCCTTACGAAATAAATTAGGAATTTCGTTCTTTAGCCCTGTATCTGCTTAGTGTAATACCAGTTATCAAAGATTTGGTTCCCTTTATTCAAATAGTTGAATCTGTGTATTGTTACAGAAGTTCATTCCATCAGAATTTGGAGCAGATCCAGATAAAGTTCAAGTATCTGACATAGACCAAAACTTTTATTCACAAAAATCTGAGATTCGACGTCTTATAGAAGCTGAAGGCATTCCTTATACTTACATCTGCTGCAACCTCCTTATGAACTATTTACTTCCCTCACTAATTCAACCTGGTTTGAAGACTCCACCCAGGGACAAGGTCACAGTGTTTGGAGATGGGAATGTCAAAGGTTTGTTGCTCAAGTTTCAAATAAGCAATATTGTTAATCTGGTGCTTAGGAAGTTCTTGTCTTTGGAATCCTAATAGATGCCGTTTCTTTGCAGGTGTCTTTATGAAGGAGCATGATGTTGCTGCCTTCACAACTTGCACAATAGATGATCCGCGTGCATTGAACAAGACATTGTATTTGAGGCCTCCTGGAAACGTCTATTCAATAAATGAGCTGATTGAGATCTGGGAGTCTAAGATTGGGAAAAAGCTTGACAAGATTTATGTACCAGAAGACCAACTTCTTAAGAAAATTAAAGGTATTTAAaatctttatatttataataatcacCTAATGAAACACGAAAACCACTGCCAAGATAGAATTACATCTAAGTTGCATCATCCATGTAATTGCCATTGAAACCAGATGTGGATATGTGAAGCAACAAGGTAGGTTTTGATGTTGCTGTAGCTTATAAGGAAGCAGCATGGACGTTTGCTGTGTTCATTAGTCTTTTATTTTGATCCCATTTTCTATGATACTGTGTTTGTGATGCTTGGGATGAGGACTTGCTCGTAGTTTATGAAGAGAAGTAAATTTTCTGGTCCTATTCTGGACCAAGATATCCAATAGAATGTGCTTGTGTTCACCCTTTTCTCGTTTATTTGTTTTACCCTTCATGTTATCAAAAGTGAGTAGCTTGTTGCGTTGCAGACTCAACTTCCAGACAAATAATCTGATTTTCATATAATTGCATTGCAGACACTCCATATCCAGACAACATGGTTCTGGTCTTTATATACTCTGTTTTTGTAAGAGGAGATCACACGTATTTCAACATCGAGTCTTCTGGAGGGGTAGATGGGACACAACTATATCCACATCTAAAATACACTACAATAAGTGAATACTTGGAGACATTGGTGTAAGAATGTTATGATTTTGACTTCACGTTTCTACTTTATCTACATGCTACCTCATTGTTCGACGAGACTGTTGACTGACATAACATGTTTTGTCTGAAGCTGATTGAAATGTTGAGAAGAAACATTAGCAGAAAGGGGATTCATATGACGCATGATTTGTGTAACCCTTAAAATGACTGATCTGAGTTATACTGTATGTCCTGTTCTTCTGGATTAAGGGCCTAATCGCCTTCATAAGAATATTTTTCTGATTTTGTCGAATAAATTATTGGTCTTTTTGGCAGAGAAACTTGATTTTCAAGTTAATTTAACTAACAGCATGACAAGGGTAATAAAACATTATCTTTATTCTGTATTTATAATAGATTACTTTAGAAAAAGTATTTTGAAAAAAGAGGGGGTTGGTCGAAGAACCTTAGCAAATATAAAGATATTGCCTTTCCAGCATGATTCTGGCTGTCTAACCCAACGAAACAGCACGCCACTTTTTTAATTCAAGTTCTAGCTGTGTTCTTCAATGAGATTACTACCCAGATTGGGAGGAGAAGAATGATGATGGTATCTCCAATGAGATTGTTGCTTTTTCATTTTgtctaaacttttctttctaagAATATAACATTGCATTTCAAGTAATTAGTTCTGTGTTGTCGAATGTTTTGGGCCAGAACCAAAGGTTTGGTTGTTGGCCTCTCTGTTTGAATTGGTTAGATTTGAAATAGTTGCGATTCAGAAAAGGTTCCGGTTCCAGTTGTCTcagtttgaaaattttaaaactacaataatatttaaaaaaattaccatttaatttttataatataaaaaaatttattaatttatttttcaattttaaaaaatacattaaaaaattcttaatattttaaaaagtcactATGTTAGCTTAAACCATTAaatatcacaaaaaaaaaatctaaaatattattgggggattaattagtaaattttttaaaaatagtaaaattaacagaaaaattaattattagatttttttaaattgagagagtaattaatgagtttttttatgatatttaatattttattcattataatatataaatttacaagCATAATACATTATTTAGTTGctatagtaaaaaataataataataataatagtaaaaaggAACCAatgtaatttaataaattgaatcagattgattcaatttaaaactGGTAATTTTAACGATGTCAGCTCTGTTCTTGCTTCAAGAAGTGATGGTAAACTAATAAATGGTCTTGGTCTGATTCATGAATCACAACTATTTGACCGGTTTTACTATGCATTTGACCG
Encoded proteins:
- the LOC110625494 gene encoding laccase-11 → MFLSKRVYFLFLCLIGFISPPVLAAVKQYQFDIQVKNVSRLCHAKPIVTVNGRFPGPTIYVREGDRVLVNVTNHAQYNMSIHWHGLKQFRNGWADGPAYITQCPIKTRQIYTYDFNVTGQRGTLWWHAHILWLRATVYGAIVIMPKPGTPFPFPQPHLEEVIILGEWWNNDVEELVKQGNKLGLPPNASDAHTINGKPGPLFPCSEKYTFAMEVEQGKTYLLRIINAALNDELFFAIAGHNMTVVEIDAVYTKPFTTQALLIAPGQTTNVLVRATQLPGRYFMAARPFMDVPLSIDNKTATAILQYKGISNSILPILPRLPAPNDTAYALSYNSKLRSLNTPQFPANVPLKVDRHLFYTIGLGMNPCPSCLNGTQLTASLNNITFVMPEIGLLQAHYFNNKGVFRTDFPDNPPTPFNYTGVPLTANLGTTSGTRVSKIAYNSTVQLVLQDTNLLTVESHPFHLHGYNFFVVGTGIGNFDPKKDPAKFNLVDPPERNTVGVPTGGWTAIRFRADNPGVWFMHCHLELHTGWGLKTAFVVENGKGPDQSILPPPKDLPPC
- the LOC110625498 gene encoding syntaxin-112, which gives rise to MNDLMTRSFLNYVELKKEGIKDLESEPDLEMGQLDTADEQNLSKFFEEVNEIKIVMEEIANLLHDLQGLNEDSKSTHSMKVLKGIRDRINSDMVAILRKAKIIKSRLESLDRSNMDNRNLSVAYKEGSPIDRTRVSVTNGLRINLRNMMHDFQSLRAQILKDHKEGFKRRYYNATGEQLSDEMLDKMVFEGGQEKVFEGKADLVMENQERHEALKEIQRSLTELHQLFLDMAVLVEKQGDEINNIEENVACAGTYINGGTNGLYYAKQMKKNRRNWSCWIGLLLLVLLVILVSTLAS
- the LOC110625496 gene encoding probable pinoresinol-lariciresinol reductase 3, which encodes MEKKSKVLIIGATGNLGFHLAQFSLKFGHPTFILIRDSAFTDPVKLQKLNSLTDAGATILKGCLEDEKNLVEAVKRVDVVICSIPSKQALDQRLLIKAIKEAGCVKKFIPSEFGADPDKVQVSDIDQNFYSQKSEIRRLIEAEGIPYTYICCNLLMNYLLPSLIQPGLKTPPRDKVTVFGDGNVKGVFMKEHDVAAFTTCTIDDPRALNKTLYLRPPGNVYSINELIEIWESKIGKKLDKIYVPEDQLLKKIKDTPYPDNMVLVFIYSVFVRGDHTYFNIESSGGVDGTQLYPHLKYTTISEYLETLV